Proteins encoded within one genomic window of Acidithiobacillus sp. AMEEHan:
- a CDS encoding tetratricopeptide repeat protein has product MASGSHVMDVNLGNFREAVEAESFRRPVVVDFWAPWCGPCRALGPVLERLAEEMQGGFLLAKINSDENPELSRQYSVRGIPAVKAFLDGKVVDEFTGALPESAIRQFLDKILPKAGDEQRKAGLEALARGDTAAAEKAFRLALEQNPRNDEAHLELARLLIARGEHDAAEAELAALSPAFSVREEVEALRALVEFASDLRDAPPSAEILRQLQESSGDEQAQAMYQHALSELLQGHEQAALDQLIEMVQRHRKYRDDLARKTLLKIFLVLGKEHPLVNEYRSKLARALY; this is encoded by the coding sequence ATGGCGTCTGGTTCCCACGTGATGGATGTAAACCTGGGCAATTTTCGCGAGGCCGTGGAAGCCGAGTCCTTTCGTCGCCCGGTCGTGGTGGATTTCTGGGCTCCCTGGTGCGGCCCCTGTCGCGCCCTGGGTCCCGTTCTGGAACGCTTGGCCGAAGAGATGCAGGGAGGGTTTTTACTCGCCAAGATCAACTCGGATGAAAACCCCGAGCTCTCTCGGCAGTATTCCGTGCGCGGCATCCCTGCGGTAAAAGCCTTCCTTGATGGTAAGGTCGTCGACGAGTTCACCGGCGCCTTGCCCGAGTCGGCCATTCGCCAGTTTCTCGACAAGATTTTGCCCAAGGCCGGCGATGAGCAGCGCAAAGCAGGGCTCGAAGCCCTCGCACGAGGCGATACCGCAGCGGCCGAGAAAGCATTTCGCTTGGCGCTGGAACAAAATCCACGCAACGACGAGGCGCACCTGGAGCTTGCGCGCCTTCTGATCGCCCGCGGCGAGCATGACGCCGCCGAGGCCGAATTGGCGGCTCTGAGTCCGGCCTTCTCGGTGCGGGAGGAGGTCGAAGCGTTGCGGGCCCTCGTGGAATTTGCTTCTGACCTGCGCGATGCGCCGCCCAGCGCGGAAATCTTGCGCCAACTGCAGGAAAGCAGCGGTGATGAGCAAGCACAGGCCATGTATCAGCACGCTCTCAGCGAGCTGTTGCAAGGTCATGAGCAGGCGGCACTGGATCAGCTCATCGAGATGGTGCAGCGGCATCGAAAATATCGCGACGATCTCGCGCGCAAGACCCTCCTAAAAATTTTTCTCGTATTGGGCAAGGAACATCCCTTGGTCAACGAGTATCGCAGCAAATTGGCGCGGGCACTCTATTGA
- the ribB gene encoding 3,4-dihydroxy-2-butanone-4-phosphate synthase — protein MTETHISPTEEILADIRAGKMVILMDDEDRENEGDLILAAEHATPEAINFMVREARGLVCLPLTQERCEQLQLPQMVRHNTAQLGTAFTVSIEAARGVSTGISAADRATTIQAAIADGAGPQDIVMPGHIFPLAAQPGGVLVRAGHTEAAVDLARLAGCKPAGVICEILNENGEMARLPDLLPYAARHGLKLGTIADLIRYRLERERIVRREGSGPWQSPWGEFTLHLYRDWIAGETHFALVKGRPEESGAPVLVRVQVGKMLTDLFLGDQGPVAHALARLAKEDTGVLVYLQHADGIETLLAQIADLPARPQGPGQAGDSGKILRTFGIGAQILTDLGVHQALVLSDSQFQYRGIGGFGLEIVGQLPFLETGKHP, from the coding sequence ATGACGGAAACCCATATCAGCCCCACGGAAGAGATTCTTGCCGACATTCGGGCGGGGAAAATGGTCATCCTCATGGATGACGAGGACCGCGAAAACGAAGGCGATCTGATCCTGGCGGCAGAGCATGCCACCCCCGAGGCCATCAACTTCATGGTGCGGGAGGCCCGCGGTCTGGTTTGCCTGCCCCTGACGCAAGAGCGTTGTGAGCAACTGCAACTCCCGCAGATGGTGCGTCACAATACTGCGCAGCTGGGCACGGCCTTCACGGTCTCGATCGAGGCGGCGCGCGGGGTCAGCACCGGAATCTCCGCTGCCGATCGCGCCACCACGATTCAGGCGGCCATCGCCGATGGCGCCGGCCCCCAGGATATCGTCATGCCGGGGCATATCTTTCCCTTGGCCGCGCAGCCTGGCGGGGTGTTGGTGCGGGCTGGCCACACCGAGGCTGCTGTCGACCTCGCCCGTCTCGCGGGGTGCAAGCCCGCTGGCGTGATCTGCGAGATTCTCAACGAAAATGGGGAGATGGCGCGCCTGCCGGACCTGCTGCCCTACGCCGCGCGCCATGGCCTGAAGCTCGGGACCATTGCCGATCTGATCCGCTATCGCCTGGAACGCGAGCGCATCGTCCGGCGCGAAGGTAGTGGCCCCTGGCAGAGCCCGTGGGGGGAGTTTACCCTGCATCTGTATCGTGACTGGATTGCTGGTGAGACACATTTTGCCCTGGTCAAGGGGCGGCCAGAAGAGAGCGGTGCGCCGGTCTTGGTGCGGGTACAGGTGGGAAAGATGCTCACCGATCTCTTTCTCGGAGATCAAGGCCCTGTGGCCCATGCTTTGGCGCGCTTGGCAAAAGAAGATACTGGTGTGCTGGTGTATCTGCAACATGCCGACGGCATCGAGACCCTCCTTGCCCAGATTGCTGACTTGCCGGCACGGCCTCAGGGTCCTGGGCAGGCAGGAGACTCGGGGAAAATTCTCCGCACCTTTGGTATTGGCGCGCAGATCCTCACCGATCTTGGCGTCCATCAGGCGCTGGTCCTCAGTGACAGTCAGTTTCAGTATCGTGGCATTGGCGGTTTCGGTCTCGAAATCGTCGGCCAACTTCCCTTTCTCGAAACAGGAAAACACCCATGA
- the ribE gene encoding 6,7-dimethyl-8-ribityllumazine synthase yields the protein MIERIEGTLQVGADERYALLVARFNSFITQQLEQGAIDGLRRHGASDEQIQVIYSPGAYEIPLLAQKLARSGEYAAVLCLGAVIRGGTPHFDYVAGEAAKGIAQVGLETGVPVIFGILTTDSIEQAIERAGTKAGNKGFDAALTAIEMVRLLKNL from the coding sequence ATGATCGAGCGCATCGAAGGTACTTTGCAGGTCGGCGCTGACGAGCGGTACGCACTGCTGGTCGCCCGGTTCAACAGTTTCATCACGCAGCAGTTGGAGCAGGGCGCCATTGACGGTCTCAGACGGCATGGCGCCAGCGATGAACAGATTCAGGTGATCTACAGCCCTGGGGCCTATGAAATCCCGCTATTGGCGCAAAAGCTCGCGCGTTCGGGTGAATACGCAGCTGTCCTTTGTTTGGGAGCGGTGATCCGCGGTGGTACACCCCACTTCGATTATGTGGCAGGCGAGGCGGCCAAGGGCATCGCACAGGTTGGCCTAGAGACTGGCGTCCCCGTAATTTTTGGCATCCTCACCACGGACAGCATCGAACAGGCCATCGAGCGGGCGGGCACCAAGGCCGGCAACAAGGGCTTTGATGCCGCCCTCACGGCAATCGAAATGGTTCGGTTGCTGAAAAACCTGTGA
- the ribD gene encoding bifunctional diaminohydroxyphosphoribosylaminopyrimidine deaminase/5-amino-6-(5-phosphoribosylamino)uracil reductase RibD, producing MPIDQSDIQHMRQALALARQGLYSTHPNPRVGAILVRDGREIGRGAHRLAGGPHAEVLALREAGDAARGATLYVTLEPCSHHGRTPPCSDALITAGVRRVVVGMVDPNPLVAGQGIARLRAAGIEVDVPCLEEEAAWLNRGFLQRMRAGRPWIRIKQASSLDGKIALANGQSQWLTGVLAREDVQQERAQASAILVGVGTVLADDPRLAPRLATELPRYPVKIVLDGRLRTPPTAAMLRSPGAIWIVHRDDIGADKGSALVAAGVRLVALPAASSGVGVDFAALMAFLAAEEINELLVEAGGRLASSLLRAGLVDEYLLYFAPLLLGQDARAFAEIGPYHELARVPRWRLRESRSLGEDMKVRYLCQQED from the coding sequence ATGCCGATTGACCAGAGCGACATTCAGCACATGCGGCAGGCGCTGGCGCTGGCGCGGCAGGGACTCTACAGTACCCACCCCAACCCGCGGGTGGGTGCCATCCTCGTGCGTGATGGCAGGGAGATTGGTCGCGGAGCACACCGGCTGGCGGGTGGCCCGCATGCGGAAGTTTTGGCTCTACGTGAGGCGGGGGACGCGGCGCGCGGCGCGACCCTCTATGTCACTCTCGAACCCTGTTCCCATCATGGCCGCACGCCGCCGTGCAGTGATGCCCTGATCACCGCCGGAGTGCGCCGAGTGGTGGTGGGCATGGTCGACCCCAATCCCCTGGTGGCTGGTCAGGGCATCGCACGTCTGCGCGCTGCCGGTATCGAAGTCGATGTGCCTTGCCTAGAAGAGGAGGCTGCGTGGCTGAATCGTGGTTTCCTCCAGCGCATGCGAGCTGGACGTCCCTGGATTCGCATCAAGCAGGCCAGCAGCCTGGATGGCAAGATTGCCCTCGCGAATGGCCAGAGCCAGTGGTTGACCGGAGTCTTGGCACGGGAGGACGTGCAGCAGGAGCGGGCGCAGGCGAGCGCTATCCTGGTCGGCGTAGGTACGGTCCTGGCGGACGATCCGCGGCTGGCTCCACGACTTGCCACTGAGCTGCCGCGCTACCCGGTCAAGATCGTCCTCGATGGACGCCTGCGTACCCCTCCCACAGCGGCCATGTTGCGTAGCCCCGGCGCCATCTGGATCGTGCATCGTGATGATATCGGTGCCGACAAGGGTTCTGCCTTGGTCGCTGCCGGTGTCCGCCTCGTCGCTCTGCCGGCGGCGAGCTCGGGTGTCGGCGTCGATTTTGCTGCACTGATGGCGTTTTTGGCAGCCGAAGAAATCAATGAGTTGTTGGTCGAGGCTGGGGGGCGCTTGGCCAGCAGCCTGCTCCGTGCCGGGTTGGTTGATGAATATCTACTCTATTTTGCCCCCTTGCTGTTGGGCCAGGACGCCCGCGCCTTTGCCGAGATCGGCCCCTATCATGAGCTTGCCCGGGTTCCGCGTTGGCGACTGCGGGAGAGTCGTTCTCTTGGAGAAGATATGAAGGTTCGTTACCTCTGTCAGCAGGAGGATTGA
- the nusB gene encoding transcription antitermination factor NusB: protein MNEPRTPSRRRLARMALVQALYQWQLNPTSCQELAEQFHGEPERLQAADVAFFDRVWTALCEQVDALDPAIIEAISDRRWEDEVNEIERAILRLAAFELHSAPDTPYRVVINEAIELDKAFGADQGHRFINGVLDQLARRWRAVELHSPKVES, encoded by the coding sequence GTGAACGAGCCCCGCACTCCCAGTCGTCGACGTCTGGCGCGAATGGCGTTGGTGCAGGCGTTGTACCAATGGCAGCTCAATCCCACCTCCTGCCAGGAGCTGGCGGAACAGTTCCATGGCGAGCCAGAGCGCCTGCAAGCGGCAGACGTAGCCTTCTTCGATCGGGTCTGGACCGCGCTTTGCGAACAGGTGGACGCACTCGATCCGGCGATCATCGAAGCTATCAGTGATCGCCGCTGGGAAGATGAAGTCAACGAGATCGAGCGTGCCATCCTGCGCCTCGCCGCCTTTGAATTACACTCTGCACCAGACACCCCCTACCGGGTGGTCATCAATGAGGCCATCGAGCTCGACAAGGCCTTTGGCGCCGACCAGGGTCACCGCTTCATCAATGGCGTTTTGGACCAGCTTGCCCGCCGCTGGCGGGCCGTGGAGCTGCATTCTCCCAAGGTCGAAAGTTAG
- a CDS encoding riboflavin synthase — MFTGIVQALGTLQLRQHLGGDQRFWIAAGSLDLSDVQLGDSIAVSGVCLTAVALDHGRFAVDVSRETLERSTLGNLAPGAQVNLEKALRLADRLGGHLVAGHVDGVGTLLSAQASGRSQVYRVQVPQELRRYIAAKGSICVDGISLTVNALYPDGFALNLIPHSLAQTTAQFWKPGQRLNLEVDLLARYLERLMAENGKSAVESRLDAASLAAKGFS, encoded by the coding sequence ATGTTCACCGGAATCGTACAGGCGCTCGGAACCCTACAGCTACGTCAGCACTTGGGCGGTGATCAGCGCTTTTGGATCGCTGCTGGCAGTCTGGACCTGAGTGACGTGCAGTTGGGGGATAGCATCGCCGTTTCGGGCGTTTGTCTCACTGCCGTTGCTTTGGATCATGGGCGTTTCGCCGTCGATGTCTCCCGCGAAACCCTTGAGCGCAGCACCCTCGGCAATTTGGCACCGGGTGCGCAGGTCAATCTGGAAAAGGCCTTGCGCCTCGCCGATCGCTTGGGTGGGCACTTGGTGGCTGGCCATGTCGATGGGGTTGGCACGCTGCTCAGCGCGCAGGCCTCCGGCCGCTCCCAGGTCTATCGGGTGCAGGTGCCCCAGGAATTGCGGCGCTATATCGCGGCCAAGGGGAGCATCTGCGTGGATGGCATCAGTCTCACTGTCAATGCGCTTTATCCTGATGGTTTCGCGCTCAATCTCATTCCCCACAGTCTGGCGCAGACCACAGCCCAGTTCTGGAAACCGGGGCAACGACTCAATCTGGAAGTCGATCTCCTCGCTCGCTATCTCGAGCGCCTCATGGCCGAGAACGGGAAAAGCGCGGTAGAATCCCGGCTCGACGCTGCAAGTCTGGCCGCGAAAGGATTCAGTTGA
- a CDS encoding Do family serine endopeptidase — protein MSDLISRFPQRRAIFAALTLVLLASGCAQAQVSAPKPVPSPTAPVTATPQSAALPPLVNLPDFTPLIERYGPTVVNISTTSEQAIPGAGNPFPPDSPFYRFFEHFGAPNGQSKQPPQEKVESLGSGFILSSDGYIVTAAHVVRHAKHIIVTLADHHAYPAKLVGLSVRYDTALLKIDANNLPTAPIGNSNDLKVGQWILAVGTPFGFSNSVTQGVVSALDRPLPDDEYIPFIQSDVPINPGNSGGPLFNMYGQVVGINDQIYTNNGGYMGLSFSIPINTVMSVVEDLKAHRAIQFGYLGVEVQSVTPDMAEALRLHEPVGALVASVEPDSPAARAGLQAGDVIVTFAGKPVYSVGQLPLLVGTKKPGTQVEIGILRHGKAVNLPITVGALPSPQKASDLESSPTPNPSVLKIERLGISTKPLSAKLKQELGIDQGVEVVDVHEGAAAEAGVQPGMIIEQFDQQVVQNPQQLQRLVAATPADKPVPVLIRQGKSSIFIVLRLPKKGS, from the coding sequence ATGTCCGACCTCATTTCCCGTTTTCCGCAACGTCGCGCCATTTTTGCGGCATTGACTCTGGTCCTGCTCGCTTCCGGTTGCGCGCAAGCGCAGGTGAGCGCACCGAAGCCGGTCCCCAGTCCAACAGCGCCCGTCACCGCAACCCCGCAAAGTGCTGCGTTGCCGCCCTTGGTCAATCTTCCCGATTTTACTCCACTCATCGAGCGCTATGGGCCAACGGTGGTGAATATCAGCACGACCTCCGAACAGGCGATCCCTGGGGCCGGCAATCCCTTCCCGCCAGACTCGCCCTTTTACCGCTTCTTTGAGCACTTTGGTGCGCCCAATGGCCAGTCCAAGCAACCGCCGCAAGAGAAAGTCGAGTCCCTCGGCTCGGGCTTTATCCTGAGCAGCGATGGCTACATCGTTACTGCCGCCCATGTCGTGCGCCATGCCAAGCACATCATTGTCACCCTCGCCGATCACCACGCCTATCCAGCCAAGCTCGTCGGCTTGTCTGTGCGCTACGATACCGCGCTGTTGAAGATCGACGCCAACAATCTGCCCACCGCACCCATAGGCAACTCGAACGATCTCAAGGTGGGACAATGGATACTCGCGGTGGGTACCCCCTTCGGCTTCTCTAACTCGGTCACCCAGGGCGTTGTCAGCGCCCTGGATCGACCACTGCCGGACGATGAGTACATTCCCTTCATCCAGAGCGACGTCCCCATCAATCCTGGCAACTCGGGCGGGCCACTCTTCAACATGTATGGTCAGGTGGTGGGCATCAACGACCAGATTTACACCAACAACGGTGGCTACATGGGCCTGTCCTTCTCCATCCCCATCAATACGGTGATGTCGGTGGTAGAGGATCTCAAGGCACACCGCGCGATTCAGTTTGGCTATCTCGGAGTCGAGGTGCAGAGCGTGACACCAGACATGGCCGAGGCACTGCGTCTCCATGAACCCGTGGGCGCTCTCGTCGCGTCGGTCGAGCCCGACAGCCCAGCGGCGCGCGCGGGCCTGCAGGCCGGGGATGTCATCGTCACCTTCGCGGGCAAGCCGGTCTACAGTGTCGGCCAACTGCCCTTGCTGGTGGGCACGAAAAAGCCTGGAACTCAGGTAGAAATCGGTATTCTGCGGCACGGCAAGGCGGTGAATCTGCCGATCACCGTCGGCGCCTTGCCCAGCCCGCAGAAAGCCAGCGATTTGGAGAGCAGTCCGACGCCGAATCCCAGCGTGCTCAAAATCGAACGGCTGGGGATCTCTACCAAACCGCTCTCTGCCAAACTGAAACAAGAGTTGGGAATCGATCAGGGCGTAGAAGTAGTGGACGTACACGAAGGCGCAGCGGCGGAAGCCGGCGTGCAGCCGGGGATGATCATCGAACAGTTTGACCAGCAGGTGGTGCAGAATCCGCAACAACTGCAACGTCTGGTCGCGGCTACCCCTGCAGACAAACCGGTTCCGGTGCTGATCCGACAAGGGAAATCGAGCATTTTCATTGTCCTGCGCCTTCCCAAAAAAGGGAGCTGA
- the nrdR gene encoding transcriptional regulator NrdR, producing MHCPFCAHDDTRVVDSRIVDDGEAVRRRRECPACGQRFTTYERADLAFPMVVKADGRREPYRQEKLLAGLRRALSKRPVSTAELDLALRKIEKQIRSHAEREIPARRIGDLVMTALRELDPVAYVRFASVYRRFDDLHAFSSEIQALLDPGDDGEPASDAD from the coding sequence GTGCATTGCCCCTTCTGTGCGCATGACGATACCCGTGTCGTCGATTCCCGCATCGTCGATGATGGCGAAGCGGTGCGGCGACGCCGGGAGTGTCCGGCCTGCGGCCAGCGCTTCACCACTTATGAGCGTGCCGACCTGGCCTTTCCCATGGTGGTCAAGGCAGATGGCCGGAGGGAGCCCTACCGGCAGGAGAAACTTCTTGCCGGTTTGCGGCGTGCGCTGAGTAAACGCCCGGTCTCTACCGCGGAATTGGATCTGGCGCTGCGCAAGATCGAGAAACAGATTCGCAGCCACGCTGAACGAGAGATTCCTGCGCGTCGCATTGGCGATCTGGTGATGACCGCGTTGCGTGAGCTTGATCCGGTTGCCTATGTGCGTTTTGCCTCGGTATACCGCCGTTTCGATGATCTGCATGCCTTTAGCAGCGAGATTCAGGCCCTACTCGATCCCGGTGACGACGGTGAGCCCGCCAGCGATGCCGATTGA